The Candidatus Edwardsbacteria bacterium genome segment TCATCTCAAAGTAAACCCAGGCCGTTTGCTAGACCAAAAGATATCGAAATCGCCCAATTTATAGAACTCAAGGCTACGGAAACAGGATTTAAAAGCAAAGGAATCAAATTGCTTCCTCAAACCACAGGCGAAATCATAGAGTTTGCTTTTGAAAAACCCAAAGAAAGGGTGGGAAGCATTCTTAAAAAGGAGGTGTATCATGAAGCAAAGAGTGTTTATTGATGGAGGGAAAATCAAAATATATCCACCGATCATTGAGGTTGTGAAGCCATTGATGCGACAGCTCGGTCAGAAGATTCATATTGAAAGCATCCGGCATCCATCGTTTTATGTTCCGCTATTTCAAAAAGCCAGGAAATTTCTAGTCGGTGTTTCATTGGACCAGGTCAAAAAAATGACAATGGAGCAGCTATGGCAGATCCATGATTCCGGGAAATATTACAACCATGGAATCTCAATTCTTGACCTCAAAATCGAAATATGTAAGCGGTTCTACGAAAATTGCGAGTTGTGTGGGCATCTCTGTAAAGTCAACAGATATCAAGGTAAAGGTAAATGCGGAGTGGGTGTTGAGACATATTACGATTACTGGGGATCCTTGATTGGTGAAGAATCCGTTATCAATCCTGCCGCCGGCATTGCTCTTTGGGGTTGCACCTGGAATTGTTCATTTTGCCATGCGTCAGATTACCTTAATATCAATAACGGCAGAAAAGAGGGAAAGCTGATGGGTCCGGAAATATGGAAAGAGATTGATTATAGAAATTGCCAGACAATTGAATTTAACGCTGCTGGTGATCCAACGCCGCATTTGCTGTCAATCCTTAGTGTCTTAAATCAGGCTCCAGGTAGTATGAATCACCCAATAGTATGGAGTAGCAACAGCTATGCAACCCAAAGTGTCTGGAAACTATTAGATGGAATTGCCGATGTCTTTTTGGTGGATGTTAAATTCGGAAATGATAGCTGTGCTCATTCTCTTGCAGGTTGTTTGAATCATAATTATTTCACTAAAGAAACCTTGGAATGTCTGGACAAACTTCCTGGGAAAAAGATTATACGCTGGCTTCTTTTGCCTGGTCATGTCGACTGTTGCGGACAGGAAATCGTAAAAATGCTTTCCAGTCATGACTTTTATGTCAGCCTGCTGGATGATTTTCAGGATGATCATAAAATGGTTTTCAAGAGGAAAAATACCGAGGATGAAATATCCAGGGCAAAAGATTTAATCAAACGATACGGGCTGAAAGATATCAACCTTCCAGAAAATGCCAGGTGTTTCTGGATTAAATGAGGAGAACAGCCATGAGATACTTCGATTATCAGGGACCTGACTGGGGTAATAGGAGGGGGCAAACGCCGGAGCCCAATTTCAATGAAACTCATGTCAGGGTTAGTGAAATTATAAAGCCCAATGGGGAAAAAGTTACATTGGGCGGGGAGGAAACGCAAACGGTTCTCAATCCGGAGGAGGGAAGTATAAAGACCATAGTGCGTGATGTTGCCACACCCCTGGCCTGCGGATGTGTCCCTACAAAGGACACAAAGATCCGGGTTTTTCCCAATGGCACGGCTTGTTGTGAAAACCACTTCCTCGTTTGTTCGCTTTGTTCTGCCCCGATATTGCCGAACCTGCATTTGATTATCCCGATAGATGGAAAGAACCTCTTTTATTTTCACAGGGATAATTGTGCGGAGATAGTGCTTCGTCAATTATTGCGAAATGAGCAGACAAATCCCAGCTTTTCCGACAATACCAGGATCTTGCTCGAGAATATGCTGAGTGACATCCGCGCCAACAAGAGCTGGGTATACAGGTTATTTACAGGAAGGCGTAGCAATGGGCTTTTTCTCAGATAATAACCGATCCCCTCGTCGGTATTTTCAAGGCCCTAATGAATCAGCAATCAGGGCTGGAGAGGTAATGGCCCGTTATCAGCAGATTCAGGAGATAAGGCAACAGCGTTTAATCGCTGATAACATCCAAGGTCAGATTCCACTGGGATTTGTAAGCAATAGTGAACTTCTTTTCGGGCTACGACCAAGCGATGCTCCGAAGAATGCCTTGGTTTTGGGACTGCCTGGAACTGGAAAAACAAATGCCTGCCGGGTGCTGGTCGACGGTTTCCTTAAAAATACAGACGCTACAGTAGTGTTCTTTGATAAAAAGGGCAGTGAAAAGTGTCTTTACCCGTACTTGCTTCAGGTGCTTGATAAAAGTCAAATCTTATTTCTCAGCCCGGAGAAGAACCTCTGTGACAACCCATTCTGTCCACCTCATCAAAGTATCAATCACCAGGAGTGGTACAGGATTATTTGCAACGTCCTTTTACCGAGCCTTGGTATCCGTTTCGAAGCAGGCAATGCTCTAATAGCTGGTGCGTATAAAGCTAAACAATATTTACCAGAGGGAGTAAATCCCTGTTTATTTGATATATATCCCCGTCTTGTTGAATTGCGTCCCCGCCGTTATGACGAACACGTTAAGGCAGATTATTATTCCAGGGGAGAGTTTCGATTGGAAATGTGTTTAATGAATCAACAAAAAGGTTTTAGTTATCGTCAAGGAATTCCTTTTGATATATACAGGAAGAAAAGATTCATCGGGATCGACCTTTCCCGGACAGATGATTTTACCTCGAAGCTTATCGTGGAATCCTTCGTTGCCAAGGTATTCCATTATCAAATTGCCCAGGGCCGGGATGAGGATGCTTCGTGGGTTTTATGTTTTGACGAAGCGCAGCATTACTATAGCAGTGAAAAGATACAGACATTTACGGGAATCAGTCCCTTGGAGGAATATATACGAATGACCAGGTCAACAGGGATCTGGCAGATACTGGCCAACCAAAGCTATAGCGCCTTATCGCATGGGGCCAGGACCATGGCTGGGTGCAAAATTCTTTTTAAGATAGATTCCACGGAATTAAAGTACCTGCGAGATTCAATGATGTTATCTGACGATGAGATTCAAATGGTAGATAACCTTAATATCGGTGAAGCATTAGTTAAACTTGATTCCAGGCCAGGGACACCTATTTTCAAGATAACTGTCCCAGAGTTCAGAATAAACAACCGTCCAATTACTGAAAATATCTTTGAGCCGGTACATGAAAAATATGATTGTCTGCCAATCCCCGAGGAGGAAAGGATAAAAATAATCAATCAAATCCTTGGGGAGAAGGAAAAGCCAAAACCAATGACAGAGGTTAAACGAGAAGTAGCCTTGAGTGAAAATAATAAAATCCGAGATTTCTTGATAAATATCTCAGAAAAACCATTTCTGCAGTTTACCGAAAGATTAGCTGATCTTAAATTTGGGGAAAGCATTGCAGAAGCTGACAGAATAAAGAAATTGCTTGTAGACCAGGATTATATTGTCGAATACAAAGTAAAACTCAAGAAAGGCCGGGGTTCAAAAGCGTCTTATCTCGAGATTGCACCAGCAGGCAGGGATTACCTTATCGGGAGTGGGCATAAGCTGGTTAAGATAATCGAGGGGAAATCAGGATATCTTCATTCATTGATCGTCAATAAGCTGATAAAACCGTTTTATGAATCTCAATACCAGGTGGAAATAGAGGGTGAAAACAAGGGATTTGATTGCGACTTGGCAGTGTGCGACGATAGAAAGAAACTCGTCGCTGTAGAGGTGTCCTATACAACAAACGCCGACGATGAAAGCAGGAATATCAAAAGAAATATTAATGCTGGTTATGAAAAGGTTCAAATTGTCGTCGTGGCAACAAGCAAAGAAGGGAAATCTATCGTCGAAGATGAGGTGAAAGCAACATCCAAAAAACAGGCATTTCTTAAAACCTTTTCCAGAGAACTAGAAGAATCAATTTATTCCAAGGTACAGGTATTAACCTTAAAAGAGTTTAGGGATATGGCATAAAATGAGCCGCCTTATCGACATAAATACACTTGCTGAAAAGCTGTGTGTGAAGCCCATGACTATCTATAGCTGGATACATGAAGGCCTTATCCCCCATTTTAAGCTTGGGCGACTAGTAAGGTTCGACGAGGAGTTGATAGAGGATTGGCTTAAAAAAAGAAAGGTAAGCGGAAGGAGCCAACGTGCTCTTGATGTAAAACTATAAAGGTCTGCGGTTAAGCAGTTGAAAAGGAGATAAAATGCGAATATATCAAAGAAAGAAAGTATGGTATATCGACTATATTTTCCAGGGCAGACGATTCAGAAAACGGATCGGATCCTCAAAAAGAGTTGCCGAACTAACCCTGAAAGATATTGAACTCAAGATTGCAAGAAAAGAACATTTGGGAATTCAAGAAACAAATAAAATTCTTTTTGAAAAATATTCTGAGGAATATTTGAAGTATGCAAAAATAAATAAATCAGAGAAATCGTATACTTTAAACATCACTAATATTAAAGCGTTGAATTTATTCTTCAAGGGCAAATACCTTACAGATATCAAACCCCAGGATATTGAATCTTATAAGGAGGAGCGTAGCAAGAATTTAAAACCAGCTAGTGTTAACCGCGACCTTGCCTGCTTGCGACATATGTTAAATAAGGCCATACAATGGGGTTATTTATTGTCAAATCCGATGAAAGGCATTAAGCTGTTAAAGGAGCCCCCAGGGAGATTGCGTTTCTTGTCCGAGGAGGAAATCAAAAGGTTACTACAAGAGTTGCCAGCAGGATCCAAACTTATCATACTGGTCGCGATGTACACCGGGATGAGGAGATCTGAAATCCTCAATCTCAATTGGAGCAATGTGGATTTGAAGAACAGGATCCTTGTCGTCGAGAAAACCAAGACCAATGAGCGGAGAATCATCCCAATCAACGACAGTTTGTTTTCTCAGTTACAGGAATTATCCGCAAAGAAAAAGAGCGAAGTGGTGTTTGCCGAATGCAGAATTAATTTGCGAAGGAACTTCACGGATGCATTGAAAAGGGCAAACGTTAGGGATTTCAGATTTCACGACCTGCGCCATACCTTTGCATCTTATCTTGTGATGAGCGGTGCTAGCATAAAAGTGGTACAGCAGCTTCTTGGCCATAAAGATTTAAAAATGACGATGAGGTATTCGCATCTTTCAAATGAACACCTCCAGGAAGCTGTCGGAAAGTTAAATTACCTTAAACCAGAGAAACCAAAGCCACAAACAATAAGGGAAACCAGGGGACAATGCAAGTCAGTCATGCAATGGTTCTGAGATAGCAATTATAGTCCAGCTTTTTAAGCTGGGCTATTTTACTCACAACAACAATATTCTAAGGAGGATAAAATGTTAATTTATCATTTATTTGCACTGGTATTCGTCGCAGTGATGGCTAGAAAATATTCTGCCAAGGAGATCTTGCGGGCAGCAATTAAGGTGGGAATCATTGCATACATAGTCATGGGTCTGGTATTTGCTCAAGGAATAATCAGAAAAATAGCCTTCCGTTCAGTTATTCACCTGCAACAAAACAATAACAATTTCTACAACAGTAACCCTCTTATCTAAATTAAAGGAGGTACACCATAATGAGTATCACGAATAAAATCTACATTCCCGAAGATGTACTCTATTGCCTTAAACTTGCTGGTTATGATAAATTTGTATATTCCAACATTGACGAAGTGGTTGTCCGGCCTGATCTTCCAGCTAATGGGGTAGCGTTTATTGGGAGCCGTCCCCGGCTTGTACACATTAAATTACGTGTCCCACCCGTTAATAATGCAGTATGGAGACAAGTAACTGCCATATCCAACGCAACAACTTATGTGCATGAAGCCGCACATCATTACAGATGGGAGAATTATCATGATCGTGGAGAGTATGCACCACAATGTTATGAATGGCGGTTCTTACGGGCATTGCAACCTCTGATCGAATCTCAAGGCAAAATCCGAATGGTTATTCACCCCCGAACGTGGTGGGGTGGCTTCAAGGGGTGTAATTATTTAATCGTTTGACTGCTCGGGTTCATGCGAAACCAATAAATACCTTTTTACATTTCAAATGGGCATCTTCAGAAAGCTATGGCACAAATAAGGCACAAACCGTTAAAGAAGGCCCAAGCCAGTATAAAACAAAAAAGGCAACCTATTGGTTGCCTTTTAATTATCTGGTGCGCCATAAAGGACTCGAACCTTTGACCCGCTGATTAAGAGTCAGCTGCTCTACCAACTGAGCTAATGGCGCATTTTTTCAAGACAGTCATTATACTAAAATTTTACCAGAATGTAAAGAGCCTTTTATTTATGCCTTCCAATTAGAGAGAAAACAGATGGAATTTTATCCTTGACTATACATATAAATAAGGGTTATAGTTACAAATCATTTCATCCTGTTTGTATTTTTAATTTATTGATTATTAAGTGGTTATGACACTCACCACAAGACATATTAAATTGGCCTATGGCGATACTTATCTTGAATTTGATATGCCGGAAAAGAACATACTTGAAACCCTTTCGGTTTCAGGGGGTGATGCTATTGGTGACGTTCCCTCTGCCCTGGACAAGGCCATGATGGGACCCATTGGATCGCCTCCGCTTTCGGAACTTTTAAAAAAAGTCAAACCTAAAAATCCCCTGATCATCGCCAGCGACCATACTAGGGTGGTCCCCTATTATCCTTTGATCCTGGATCGGCTGATGGGCGAGTTCCAAAAAGCCGGGATCGACCCAAATCAGGTCGGCCTTCTTATCGCCTGCGGAAATCACCGGGCACCCAGCTGCGAGGAACGGGAGGCCATGTATGGCCCCAAGGCCTTTGACCAGCTGAACCTGTATGCCCACAACTGCGACCAAAACTGCATCGCCCTAAGCCGGCTGACAAACGGCCATGAGGCGGAAGTGAATCAACGGCTGCTGAAGAGCGATTTCATCATCGCCACCGGTAAGATCACCCCGCATTACCTGGCGGGTTATTCCGGCGGCAGAAAGGCGGTGATGCCGGGCTGTGCCTCAAGAAGCTCCATTGCGGCCAACCATGCCATGATTGTGCAACGAAAGAACGGACCGGGACATCTGGACGGAAATCCCATTCATCTGGAGATGGCCGAAGTCGCTTCGCTGGTAAACATTGATTTCTTGATCAACGTGGTTCCCACCCCGGACGATAAAATCGCTGGCCTGTTCGCCGGGCACTGGCAGAAAGCTTGGGAATCGGGGGTCAAGCTATGCCGCAAAGTTTGGTCGGCTGAATATGAGGGGTTGGCGGACTGCATCATCGCCTCGGCCGGGGGATATCCGCTGGACATCAACCTCTACCAGATGCAGAGGTTGCTTAATAACCTGGAATGCGCGATAAAACCGGGCGGGACCATAGTGCTGATCGGCCAGTGCCGGGAGGGGATAGGGCAGGATGAGTTCGGCCACGGGATGGAGCGGTATTCAATAAAAGAAATATTATCTACCCCCGAAGAGAATATGCCCGCCGAGGCCCACCGGGCCTATGCTACGGCCTTGGTGATGGACAAGTGCGAGGTCCTGCTGATAAGCAGTATCGAGAAATTTAAAGCCGAAGAAATAAAATTTAAATTCATGCCCGACTGCTCAAGCGCATTAGACTACCTGAAGCGTAAGCACGGGACAGATTATAAATGCTATGTGGTGCCGCAGGCCAATTCCATTATGCTGGAGAAGCGACAATTATAACCGGAAATCCCGGTTGTCATCTTATCCAGCATCATAGATCAACCCAATTATAAGGAGAGGCGTATGTTCAAATCGATTATTTTATCCGCCGTTGTCTGCCTTTTATCGGTGAATCTTTTTGCCGCCGGGAAAGACAAAACGTCCAATGGCGCCAAATTCTGGAGGGACGGAAAATACTGCCGGCAGGATAATATCGACCTGAAAAAAGCCGGGCAGGGGATCCTCCGGGCAAAAGTGGAAGGCAAATGGCAGGATTTTACCATCCAGCATCTATCAACGGCTTTTATGGAATGGAATCTTAAGGGCAGGATAAAAACCCTGGAGGGCATCAAAAAACGTGAGATGCCGGGTTTTGCCGGGCCGCACAGCGGGATGGTGGCCAGCCACGGCTTTAGGCGTTCCGACAGCCGAACGGCCATCAACAATGCGGTAAAGGGGATGGGCTTTCTGCCCAAGCCGGAGGCCATTGGCGGGCTGCTAAACGAGTTTCAATCTTCGGCTGATTCCTCAATGGACTATAAATTGAACTGGCTGATCAACCTCTATAGCAAAAGAAAAGACCTGCTGGATGATACCAAACAGATCTCTTTGGAACTGTATGCCAAACCGGATTTTGCCACCCACAC includes the following:
- the larA gene encoding nickel-dependent lactate racemase encodes the protein MPEKNILETLSVSGGDAIGDVPSALDKAMMGPIGSPPLSELLKKVKPKNPLIIASDHTRVVPYYPLILDRLMGEFQKAGIDPNQVGLLIACGNHRAPSCEEREAMYGPKAFDQLNLYAHNCDQNCIALSRLTNGHEAEVNQRLLKSDFIIATGKITPHYLAGYSGGRKAVMPGCASRSSIAANHAMIVQRKNGPGHLDGNPIHLEMAEVASLVNIDFLINVVPTPDDKIAGLFAGHWQKAWESGVKLCRKVWSAEYEGLADCIIASAGGYPLDINLYQMQRLLNNLECAIKPGGTIVLIGQCREGIGQDEFGHGMERYSIKEILSTPEENMPAEAHRAYATALVMDKCEVLLISSIEKFKAEEIKFKFMPDCSSALDYLKRKHGTDYKCYVVPQANSIMLEKRQL
- a CDS encoding 4Fe-4S cluster-binding domain-containing protein, with protein sequence MKQRVFIDGGKIKIYPPIIEVVKPLMRQLGQKIHIESIRHPSFYVPLFQKARKFLVGVSLDQVKKMTMEQLWQIHDSGKYYNHGISILDLKIEICKRFYENCELCGHLCKVNRYQGKGKCGVGVETYYDYWGSLIGEESVINPAAGIALWGCTWNCSFCHASDYLNINNGRKEGKLMGPEIWKEIDYRNCQTIEFNAAGDPTPHLLSILSVLNQAPGSMNHPIVWSSNSYATQSVWKLLDGIADVFLVDVKFGNDSCAHSLAGCLNHNYFTKETLECLDKLPGKKIIRWLLLPGHVDCCGQEIVKMLSSHDFYVSLLDDFQDDHKMVFKRKNTEDEISRAKDLIKRYGLKDINLPENARCFWIK
- a CDS encoding helix-turn-helix domain-containing protein, with product MSRLIDINTLAEKLCVKPMTIYSWIHEGLIPHFKLGRLVRFDEELIEDWLKKRKVSGRSQRALDVKL
- a CDS encoding tyrosine-type recombinase/integrase, whose amino-acid sequence is MRIYQRKKVWYIDYIFQGRRFRKRIGSSKRVAELTLKDIELKIARKEHLGIQETNKILFEKYSEEYLKYAKINKSEKSYTLNITNIKALNLFFKGKYLTDIKPQDIESYKEERSKNLKPASVNRDLACLRHMLNKAIQWGYLLSNPMKGIKLLKEPPGRLRFLSEEEIKRLLQELPAGSKLIILVAMYTGMRRSEILNLNWSNVDLKNRILVVEKTKTNERRIIPINDSLFSQLQELSAKKKSEVVFAECRINLRRNFTDALKRANVRDFRFHDLRHTFASYLVMSGASIKVVQQLLGHKDLKMTMRYSHLSNEHLQEAVGKLNYLKPEKPKPQTIRETRGQCKSVMQWF